In the Vibrio gigantis genome, one interval contains:
- a CDS encoding TetR/AcrR family transcriptional regulator translates to MTKIIKSEQKRSQILTAASKLFSEHGFKINMDQIAKAANVSKQTVYSHFKNKDVLFETCMQTKCAERELSHSAFDMNATLEDELVKFGVKFQDLLLDEQSRQTFQNAVSQSNTHPEIASIYLETGPQKTTKLLADYLQSKIDSGNLTLSTSSSPIIAARQLLLMFHGKSAYWSFFGHDSGESDEERLSYTRECVALFLNGNQPR, encoded by the coding sequence GTGACGAAAATCATCAAAAGTGAACAGAAGAGATCGCAGATATTAACCGCAGCAAGTAAGCTTTTCTCTGAACATGGCTTCAAGATCAATATGGATCAGATAGCCAAAGCAGCGAACGTTTCCAAGCAAACGGTCTACTCTCACTTTAAAAACAAAGACGTGCTTTTTGAAACTTGCATGCAAACCAAGTGTGCCGAGCGTGAACTGAGCCACTCAGCCTTCGATATGAATGCTACTTTGGAAGATGAATTGGTGAAGTTTGGTGTGAAGTTTCAGGATTTATTGCTTGATGAACAGTCACGACAAACCTTTCAGAACGCGGTCAGCCAATCCAACACGCACCCAGAAATAGCCTCTATCTATCTAGAAACCGGCCCTCAAAAAACCACCAAGTTACTCGCCGATTACCTACAGTCGAAGATAGATTCTGGTAATCTCACACTGTCGACATCAAGCTCACCGATCATTGCGGCTCGTCAGTTACTGCTGATGTTTCATGGTAAATCAGCCTATTGGTCGTTCTTCGGCCATGATAGCGGCGAATCTGATGAAGAAAGACTCAGCTACACGCGCGAATGCGTTGCACTTTTCTTGAATGGAAACCAGCCTCGCTAG
- a CDS encoding efflux RND transporter periplasmic adaptor subunit has translation MYKLMKGSAVTVALSTLLVGCGENTQAEATSDAASNTGANGAASTVLKVETVALERSPSYEVQREYVGVVKAGQQANLGFELAGKVNEILVDVGDTVTTGQPLIRLDTQLLETESSQLKAQAEEVKAQLSLVAANLKRQRSLKAKGFSAEAEIDSLTSEQRVLQANLLRIEASVKGNQLKLVKSTVLAPYSGTIATRFVSLGDVVNVGNPTLTLLASEGKEAFIGIPAHQMQKVTSLSAPSIRVGRNDYAVELLNPGAMVDTQSRSVGLRYLFPEQSSVLEGQLAYLKFDEQIDDSGYWVPLTGLIDGLRGVWNIFVIGGDNKVERRSVQVLFANNQQAYVSGAIEDGEQVIASGLHRLVPGQIVKPVSVAE, from the coding sequence ATGTATAAATTGATGAAGGGAAGCGCAGTGACAGTGGCGTTGTCGACTCTTCTTGTTGGGTGTGGTGAAAATACACAAGCCGAGGCAACATCCGACGCAGCGAGTAACACCGGAGCGAATGGTGCTGCATCGACAGTCTTGAAGGTAGAAACGGTCGCCCTAGAACGCTCTCCATCATATGAAGTACAACGTGAATATGTCGGTGTGGTAAAGGCGGGACAGCAAGCGAATTTAGGCTTTGAACTGGCGGGCAAAGTAAATGAGATTCTGGTAGATGTAGGTGACACAGTCACAACGGGTCAGCCGTTGATTCGATTGGATACCCAGCTATTGGAAACCGAGTCTAGCCAGCTGAAAGCACAGGCTGAAGAAGTGAAAGCTCAACTGAGCCTTGTTGCCGCGAACCTAAAACGCCAACGCTCATTGAAAGCGAAAGGCTTCAGTGCCGAAGCGGAGATTGACTCTCTTACTAGTGAGCAACGTGTATTGCAGGCGAACTTGCTGCGCATTGAGGCCTCCGTAAAAGGCAATCAATTGAAGCTGGTGAAATCGACAGTGCTTGCTCCTTACTCTGGTACCATCGCCACCCGTTTTGTCTCTCTCGGAGATGTGGTCAATGTGGGTAACCCAACTCTTACATTGCTCGCTTCTGAAGGTAAAGAGGCCTTCATCGGTATTCCTGCTCACCAAATGCAGAAAGTCACCTCACTCTCTGCGCCTAGTATTCGAGTTGGACGTAACGATTATGCAGTAGAGCTATTGAATCCAGGGGCAATGGTCGACACACAATCTCGAAGTGTCGGTTTGCGCTACCTGTTCCCTGAGCAATCTTCGGTATTGGAAGGGCAACTTGCCTACCTTAAATTTGATGAGCAGATTGATGACTCAGGTTACTGGGTGCCATTAACTGGTTTGATTGATGGTTTACGCGGTGTGTGGAATATCTTTGTCATTGGTGGCGACAACAAAGTTGAGCGCCGCAGCGTTCAGGTGTTGTTTGCCAACAATCAACAAGCGTATGTGAGTGGTGCAATCGAGGATGGCGAACAGGTGATCGCAAGTGGTTTACATCGCTTGGTTCCTGGTCAAATCGTGAAGCCAGTCAGCGTAGCTGAGTAG